In Jejubacter calystegiae, the following are encoded in one genomic region:
- the eno gene encoding phosphopyruvate hydratase, which produces MSKIVKVIGREIIDSRGNPTVEAEVHLEGGFVGMAAAPSGASTGSREALELRDGDKSRFLGKGVTKAVAAVNGPIAQAVLGKDAKDQAGIDKIMIDLDGTDNKSQFGANAILAVSLANAKAAAASKGMPLYEHIAELNGTPGKYSMPVPMMNIINGGEHADNNVDIQEFMIQPVGAKTVKEAIRMGSEVFHHLAKVLKGKGMNTAVGDEGGYAPNLGSNAEALAVIAEAVKAAGYELGKDITLAMDCAASEFYKDGKYVLAGEGNKAFSSEEFTHFLEELTKQYPIVSIEDGLDESDWDGFAYQTKVLGDKIQLVGDDLFVTNTKILKEGIDKGIANSILIKFNQIGSLTETLAAIKMAKDAGYTAVISHRSGETEDATIADLAVGTAAGQIKTGSMSRSDRVAKYNQLIRIEEALGEKAPYNGRKEIKGQA; this is translated from the coding sequence ATGTCCAAAATCGTTAAAGTCATCGGCCGCGAAATCATCGACTCTCGCGGTAACCCGACTGTTGAAGCCGAAGTTCATCTGGAAGGCGGTTTCGTTGGTATGGCTGCTGCCCCGTCGGGTGCTTCTACCGGTTCCCGCGAAGCGCTGGAACTGCGCGATGGCGACAAATCCCGTTTCCTGGGCAAAGGCGTAACCAAAGCCGTTGCCGCAGTTAACGGTCCGATCGCTCAGGCTGTGCTTGGCAAAGACGCTAAAGACCAGGCTGGCATCGACAAAATCATGATCGATCTGGACGGCACTGATAACAAATCTCAGTTCGGTGCGAACGCGATCCTGGCCGTTTCTCTGGCTAACGCTAAAGCCGCTGCTGCTTCTAAAGGCATGCCGCTGTATGAGCACATTGCTGAGCTGAACGGCACTCCGGGCAAATACTCCATGCCGGTACCGATGATGAACATCATCAACGGCGGTGAGCACGCTGACAACAACGTCGACATCCAGGAGTTCATGATCCAGCCGGTTGGCGCTAAAACGGTTAAAGAAGCTATCCGTATGGGTTCCGAAGTGTTCCATCACCTGGCCAAAGTACTGAAAGGCAAAGGTATGAACACCGCAGTGGGCGACGAAGGCGGCTACGCGCCGAACCTGGGCTCCAACGCTGAAGCTCTGGCTGTTATCGCTGAAGCGGTTAAAGCTGCTGGCTACGAGCTGGGTAAAGACATCACCCTGGCGATGGACTGCGCAGCGTCTGAATTCTACAAAGACGGCAAATACGTTCTGGCTGGCGAAGGCAACAAAGCGTTCTCCTCTGAAGAGTTCACTCACTTCCTGGAAGAACTGACCAAACAGTACCCGATCGTCTCCATCGAAGATGGTCTGGACGAGTCTGACTGGGACGGTTTCGCTTACCAGACCAAAGTTCTGGGCGACAAAATCCAGCTGGTTGGCGACGACCTGTTCGTGACCAACACTAAGATCCTGAAAGAAGGTATCGATAAAGGCATCGCTAACTCCATCCTGATCAAGTTCAACCAGATCGGTTCTCTGACCGAAACCCTGGCGGCTATCAAGATGGCGAAAGACGCTGGCTACACTGCCGTTATCTCTCACCGTTCCGGTGAAACCGAAGATGCGACCATCGCAGATCTCGCGGTTGGTACTGCGGCTGGCCAGATCAAGACCGGTTCCATGAGCCGTTCTGACCGCGTTGCCAAATACAACCAGCTGATTCGTATCGAAGAAGCGCTGGGCGAAAAAGCACCGTACAACGGTCGTAAAGAGATCAAAGGTCAGGCGTAA
- a CDS encoding PTS transporter subunit EIIC — translation MSVFSGASSGGWFEKAQRFGKSFMLPIAVLPAAGLLLGIGGALSNPNTITAYPFLDVDWLQAIFTIMSSAGAIVFANLSVLFAVGVAVGLAKSDKGTAGLSALLAFLVMNATINALLILTGTLAQENPGAVGQGMTLGIQTLETGVFGGVVIGLVTCALHHRFRNIALPQFLGFFGGSRFVPIVSSLAAIVVGAVMTVIWPHFQALIFGLGGLVDATGYLGTFLYGFILRMLGPFGLHHIFYLPFWTTALGGTEMINGQLVEGTQRIFFAQLGDPATQQFYVGTSRFMSGRFITMMFGLLGACLAMYHTAKPENKKRVAGLLLSAALTSFLTGITEPIEFSFLFVAPALYVIHALFDGLAFMLAHILHITIGQTFSGGFIDFMLFGVLQGEAKTHWMYVPLVGVPWFFLYYFTFRFAIVRFGFATPGREKENVEQSEFASGERAQAIVAGLGGRDNLEEVDCCATRLRVTVKDGSKVDEAALKATGAHGVILRGNGVQVVYGPHVTIIRNEVEEILA, via the coding sequence ATGTCTGTATTCAGTGGCGCCTCATCGGGAGGCTGGTTCGAAAAAGCGCAGCGCTTTGGCAAATCCTTTATGTTGCCGATTGCCGTGCTTCCGGCGGCAGGGTTGCTGTTGGGGATTGGCGGCGCGCTCTCTAATCCCAACACCATCACGGCGTATCCTTTCCTGGATGTCGACTGGCTGCAGGCGATATTCACCATTATGAGCAGCGCCGGTGCCATCGTATTTGCCAATCTGTCGGTGCTGTTTGCGGTAGGTGTGGCGGTGGGGCTGGCGAAGAGCGATAAAGGCACCGCCGGGCTGTCGGCGCTGCTGGCGTTCCTGGTGATGAACGCCACCATTAATGCCTTGCTGATTCTGACCGGCACCCTGGCGCAGGAGAATCCTGGCGCGGTAGGGCAGGGAATGACGCTGGGTATTCAGACTCTGGAAACCGGCGTCTTCGGCGGGGTGGTTATCGGTCTGGTGACCTGTGCGCTGCATCATCGCTTTCGCAATATTGCGCTGCCGCAGTTCCTGGGGTTCTTCGGCGGTTCGCGCTTTGTGCCGATCGTCAGCTCCCTGGCCGCCATCGTAGTGGGGGCCGTCATGACCGTTATCTGGCCCCATTTTCAGGCGCTGATTTTTGGGCTGGGCGGGCTGGTGGATGCCACCGGTTATCTGGGGACGTTCCTGTACGGCTTTATACTGCGCATGCTGGGTCCCTTCGGTCTGCATCATATTTTCTATTTGCCCTTCTGGACCACGGCGCTGGGCGGCACTGAGATGATCAACGGCCAGCTGGTGGAAGGCACGCAGCGCATCTTCTTTGCCCAACTGGGCGATCCCGCGACTCAGCAGTTTTATGTCGGGACTTCACGTTTTATGTCCGGGCGTTTTATCACCATGATGTTCGGGCTGCTGGGCGCCTGCCTTGCGATGTACCACACGGCGAAACCCGAAAATAAAAAGCGCGTGGCTGGACTGTTGCTTTCGGCGGCGCTGACCTCATTCCTGACCGGCATTACCGAGCCTATTGAGTTCTCGTTCCTGTTTGTGGCCCCTGCGCTTTACGTTATCCATGCCCTGTTCGATGGCCTGGCCTTCATGCTGGCCCATATCCTGCACATCACCATCGGCCAGACGTTCTCCGGCGGCTTTATCGACTTCATGCTGTTCGGCGTGCTGCAGGGCGAGGCGAAAACCCACTGGATGTATGTACCCCTGGTCGGCGTTCCGTGGTTCTTCCTCTACTACTTTACCTTCCGCTTCGCCATTGTCCGCTTCGGTTTCGCCACCCCAGGCAGGGAGAAAGAGAACGTGGAGCAGAGTGAGTTCGCCTCGGGCGAACGGGCTCAGGCCATCGTGGCCGGACTGGGCGGCAGAGATAACCTGGAAGAGGTGGACTGTTGCGCCACGCGTTTACGCGTGACGGTAAAAGATGGAAGCAAAGTGGACGAGGCGGCGCTAAAAGCGACCGGCGCCCACGGCGTGATTTTGCGTGGCAACGGCGTGCAGGTGGTCTATGGCCCGCACGTCACCATTATCAGAAATGAAGTAGAAGAGATTTTAGCCTGA
- the mazG gene encoding nucleoside triphosphate pyrophosphohydrolase, with amino-acid sequence MTQIDRLLNIMQRLRDPETGCPWDKVQTFSTIAPYTLEETYEVLDAIQREDFDSLRGELGDLLFQVVFYARMASEQGLFDFEDICAAISDKLERRHPHIFGDKALNDSAAIAHNWEQTKREERAQKAQHSALDDVPETLPALMRAHKIQKRVAAVGFDWETLGPVVDKVHEELDEVMHEAQQAVVDQAKLEEEIGDLLFATVNLSRHLGAKAEMALAQANRKFERRFRQVEQIIAAQGLEMHEATLTQMEAAWQQVKRQEYDI; translated from the coding sequence ATGACGCAAATCGACCGACTACTCAACATTATGCAGCGCCTGCGCGACCCGGAAACCGGCTGCCCGTGGGACAAAGTCCAGACCTTCTCGACCATTGCCCCCTACACCCTGGAGGAGACTTACGAGGTACTGGATGCCATCCAGCGCGAGGATTTTGATTCCCTGCGCGGTGAACTGGGGGACCTGCTGTTTCAGGTGGTGTTCTATGCCCGAATGGCCAGTGAGCAGGGGCTCTTCGACTTTGAGGATATCTGCGCCGCCATCAGCGACAAACTGGAGCGCCGTCACCCCCATATCTTTGGCGACAAAGCGCTGAACGATAGCGCAGCCATCGCCCACAACTGGGAGCAGACCAAGCGAGAAGAGCGGGCGCAGAAGGCGCAGCATTCGGCGCTGGACGATGTGCCGGAAACCCTGCCAGCGCTGATGCGCGCCCATAAAATTCAGAAGCGGGTCGCCGCCGTGGGCTTTGACTGGGAAACCCTGGGCCCGGTGGTCGATAAGGTGCATGAAGAGCTGGACGAAGTGATGCACGAGGCGCAGCAGGCGGTGGTGGATCAGGCGAAGCTGGAAGAGGAGATCGGCGATCTGCTGTTCGCGACGGTGAATCTTTCCCGCCATCTTGGCGCCAAAGCGGAGATGGCGCTGGCCCAGGCTAATCGCAAATTTGAACGCCGCTTCCGCCAGGTGGAGCAGATAATTGCGGCGCAGGGGCTGGAGATGCACGAAGCGACGCTTACCCAAATGGAAGCGGCCTGGCAGCAAGTTAAACGTCAGGAATATGATATTTAA
- a CDS encoding MurR/RpiR family transcriptional regulator yields the protein MSEHENLLLRLRQSVSGYSPTQQKLGEFVLNAPASVLYLTITELARESETSEASVTRLCRTLGCKGYNEFKMALALDIQHQTAPRQAGDEIDRVVEESVQALQDTAKLLDRQMLKAAAQALHQARSVQIYGVAASAIPGDYLQYKLLRFGKSTQQYSDMHRAAMNAATLGQEDLVVAISSSGSTRDLLHVVKLARKRGVKILALSNTPSSPLASLSDMLLVAATPEGPLSGGALNAKISVMLLVELLAMSLIAIDERYAELSQQTASATLPLLL from the coding sequence ATGTCAGAACATGAAAACCTGCTGCTCAGGCTGCGGCAGAGCGTATCCGGATACAGCCCGACCCAGCAGAAGCTGGGGGAGTTTGTGTTAAACGCCCCCGCCAGCGTGCTCTACCTGACCATTACCGAACTGGCGCGGGAAAGCGAAACCAGCGAGGCAAGCGTCACCCGGCTGTGCCGGACGCTGGGATGCAAAGGCTATAACGAATTTAAAATGGCGCTGGCGCTGGATATTCAGCACCAGACCGCGCCGCGCCAGGCAGGAGATGAGATCGATCGGGTGGTGGAAGAGTCGGTACAGGCGCTACAGGATACGGCGAAACTGCTGGATCGCCAGATGCTGAAAGCGGCGGCGCAGGCGCTGCATCAGGCACGTTCGGTGCAGATATACGGCGTTGCGGCAAGCGCCATCCCCGGGGATTACCTTCAGTATAAGCTGCTGCGCTTCGGCAAAAGCACGCAACAGTACAGCGATATGCATCGCGCGGCGATGAACGCGGCAACGCTCGGTCAGGAGGATCTGGTGGTGGCGATCTCCAGTTCGGGATCCACCCGCGATCTGCTGCACGTGGTGAAGCTGGCCCGCAAGCGCGGCGTGAAGATTCTGGCGCTCAGCAACACCCCTTCCAGTCCGCTGGCGTCGTTAAGCGATATGCTGCTGGTGGCGGCGACGCCAGAAGGTCCTCTGAGCGGCGGCGCGCTGAATGCCAAAATCAGCGTGATGCTGCTGGTAGAGCTGCTGGCGATGTCTCTCATCGCTATTGATGAGCGCTATGCCGAACTCAGTCAGCAAACGGCCAGCGCAACGCTGCCGCTGTTGCTGTAA
- the pyrG gene encoding glutamine hydrolyzing CTP synthase produces MTTNYIFVTGGVVSSLGKGIAAASLAAILEARGLNVTIMKLDPYINIDPGTMSPIQHGEVFVTEDGAETDLDLGHYERFIRTRMSRRNNFTTGRIYSDVLRKERRGDYLGATVQVIPHITNAIKERIIEGGEGHDVVLVEIGGTVGDIESLPFLEAIRQMAVEVGREHTLYMHLTLVPYMAAAGEVKTKPTQHSVKELLSIGIQPDMLICRSDRAIPANERAKIALFCNVPEKAVISLKDVDSIYKIPGMLKSQGLDDYICKRFSIECPEADLAEWEQVLYEEANPSGEITIGMVGKYIELPDAYKSVIEALKHGGLKNRLTVNIKLIDSQDVETRGVEILKGLDAILIPGGFGYRGVEGKIATARYARENKIPYLGICLGMQVALIDFARNVAGMENANSTEFVPDCKYPVVALITEWRDENGNVEVRSEKSDLGGTMRLGAQQCQLSDDSLVRQLYGESTIVERHRHRYEVNNMLLKQIEAAGLRVAGRSGDDQLVEIVEVADHPWFVACQFHPEFTSTPRDGHPLFSGFVKAAGEYQKRQEK; encoded by the coding sequence ATGACAACGAACTATATTTTTGTGACCGGCGGGGTCGTATCCTCTCTGGGTAAAGGCATTGCCGCAGCCTCCCTCGCAGCCATTCTCGAAGCCCGTGGCCTTAACGTGACCATCATGAAACTGGATCCCTATATCAATATCGATCCAGGCACCATGAGCCCGATTCAACACGGGGAAGTGTTCGTAACCGAAGACGGCGCTGAAACCGATCTGGACCTGGGGCACTATGAGCGCTTCATCCGTACCCGAATGAGCCGCCGCAACAACTTCACCACGGGTCGAATCTATTCCGACGTTCTGCGTAAAGAGCGTCGCGGCGACTATCTGGGCGCCACCGTTCAGGTTATCCCCCATATCACCAACGCAATCAAAGAGCGCATTATCGAAGGCGGCGAAGGCCACGATGTGGTGCTGGTTGAGATCGGCGGTACCGTGGGTGATATCGAATCCCTGCCGTTCCTGGAAGCGATTCGCCAGATGGCGGTAGAAGTGGGCCGCGAGCACACGCTCTATATGCACCTGACCCTGGTGCCTTATATGGCCGCCGCAGGCGAGGTGAAAACCAAGCCGACTCAGCACTCGGTTAAAGAGCTGCTCTCCATCGGTATCCAGCCGGATATGCTGATCTGCCGTTCCGACCGCGCTATTCCTGCCAACGAACGCGCCAAAATCGCGCTGTTCTGTAACGTGCCGGAGAAGGCGGTTATCTCTCTGAAAGACGTCGATTCCATTTATAAAATCCCTGGCATGTTGAAATCCCAGGGCCTGGACGATTATATTTGTAAACGATTCAGCATCGAGTGCCCGGAAGCCGATCTTGCCGAATGGGAGCAGGTTCTGTACGAAGAAGCCAATCCGTCGGGTGAAATCACCATCGGGATGGTGGGTAAGTACATCGAGCTGCCTGATGCCTATAAGTCGGTTATCGAGGCGCTTAAGCACGGTGGCCTGAAGAATCGTCTGACGGTGAACATCAAGCTGATTGATTCGCAGGATGTTGAGACTCGCGGCGTGGAGATCCTGAAGGGTCTGGACGCGATTCTGATTCCAGGCGGCTTCGGCTACCGCGGCGTGGAAGGCAAGATTGCCACCGCCCGCTATGCGCGTGAGAACAAAATTCCGTATCTCGGCATTTGCTTAGGTATGCAGGTAGCGTTGATTGATTTCGCCCGTAACGTGGCGGGTATGGAAAACGCCAACTCCACTGAATTTGTGCCAGACTGTAAGTACCCGGTCGTGGCGCTGATCACTGAGTGGCGTGATGAGAACGGTAACGTGGAAGTCCGCTCCGAGAAGAGCGATCTGGGTGGCACCATGCGCCTTGGCGCACAGCAGTGCCAGCTCTCCGACGACAGTCTGGTTCGCCAGCTGTACGGTGAGTCAACCATCGTTGAGCGTCATCGTCACCGTTACGAAGTCAACAACATGCTGTTGAAACAGATTGAAGCAGCCGGTCTGCGTGTGGCAGGCCGTTCCGGGGACGATCAGTTAGTCGAGATCGTCGAGGTTGCGGACCATCCGTGGTTTGTCGCCTGTCAGTTCCACCCGGAATTTACTTCCACCCCGCGTGACGGGCACCCGCTGTTTAGCGGCTTTGTGAAAGCCGCGGGCGAGTACCAGAAGCGCCAGGAGAAGTAA
- a CDS encoding N-acetylmannosamine-6-phosphate 2-epimerase produces MNTLLNGLKGQLIVSCQALEDEPLHSPFIMSRMALAAEQGGAAGIRANSVADIAAIRQQVALPVIGIIKRDYPDSEVFITATLKEVDELMTVAPEIIALDATARPRPGGQSLATLVAQIRERYPRLVLMADVSTLDEAKTAEALGFDCVGPTLYGYTGETKGHKLPEQDCRFLGELVDAVTIPVIAEGNVETPELAARCLALGAHAVVVGGAITRPRQITERFAAAINAHCRE; encoded by the coding sequence ATGAATACGTTACTGAACGGCCTGAAAGGCCAGCTGATTGTCTCCTGCCAGGCGCTGGAAGACGAGCCGTTACATAGTCCCTTTATTATGTCGCGCATGGCGCTGGCGGCAGAGCAGGGGGGAGCCGCCGGAATTCGCGCCAACAGCGTGGCGGATATTGCGGCCATCCGCCAGCAGGTTGCGCTACCGGTTATTGGCATCATCAAACGTGATTACCCCGACAGCGAGGTATTTATCACCGCGACCCTGAAAGAGGTGGATGAACTGATGACGGTAGCGCCGGAAATCATCGCGCTGGACGCCACCGCCCGCCCGCGCCCCGGCGGCCAGAGTCTGGCGACGCTGGTGGCGCAGATTCGGGAACGCTATCCCAGGCTGGTGCTGATGGCGGATGTCTCCACCCTGGATGAAGCGAAAACCGCCGAAGCGCTCGGTTTCGACTGCGTCGGACCTACGCTGTATGGCTACACTGGAGAGACCAAAGGCCACAAACTGCCAGAGCAGGATTGCCGTTTTCTGGGCGAACTGGTCGATGCGGTGACCATTCCGGTGATTGCCGAAGGCAATGTGGAAACCCCGGAACTGGCGGCTCGCTGCCTGGCGCTGGGCGCCCATGCCGTGGTGGTTGGCGGGGCCATTACCCGACCCCGGCAGATTACCGAACGCTTTGCCGCAGCCATAAACGCGCACTGTCGTGAATGA